ACCGGTAAGTTTCACGCTCATGATTTATGTAGACCCCAGAAACACCTTaaaatagtttgtttgttttttaaaataaaaattacagttTTATAAAGCTATTCTATTTATAGATATTATAGCAATATTTAAGCAATTCTAtaacatctttcatccaaggatttcaaagcactttacacagttAAGTATTATTCCTATAGAAAATATGGTAAACTGGAGCACAGAAGGTAAGTAATTTGCCCCTGGCAAAGCAAATCAGTGAGAGAGTTTGGAATAGAATGAAGGTCTTCTCCTGGCTCCCACTaactcctgctctaaccagtaaACAAGACTACTCCTCATACACTACTTAAACCTCATAAAATCTTTGTCACACTGATCAATGTTTTTAACCTGTGTTTATCTGACACAAGTTTACTGTTCACTTGATAAAGTACGAGCCATCCTAAATAAATTTTACACAAACTTTTTTTGCATTTAGGAATTAAGCTAGGATATTCATAGTCCTTGGGAATTCACTAAATGGTTGCTTCATTACTAGTTACAAGGTGTAGGGATGGAAAGAAAATAAGacacaaacatatggacaagagTCAGTCAAAGGTGTCTTTTTGTCCCCACAGTGTTCTGTGCTTTACTGAAAGTAACATTTTGTCACTCAGCCCAGATGTTGTGCAGTCAACAATAGTTTGCCTAAGAACCATGCCAGAGGCCAGAGCCATCCCTTCAAGCCCTCATCATCAATCCTGCACCTGACAGAACGTGCATTCAAATTGGGGTCGGAAATGTGTCAACCAACATCTCCAAAATAAACTCAATCATTCACAGCTTCTCTAAAAAACAACTGTCAATTTACAAAGTGTTACTTAGCGTAGTCAAGGATTGAGGCAATTGTGCTTAATTAGAAAGCTTCTATGTGGCCTTATATAATACTAACTTGCAAATGCAAGCCGTATATCAATCTACTTACATGTAGCCATTCTGCACTGCAGTTGGGAGTCCTTTGATGTATTGTGCAGTTTTCAGTAAAATTTACCTGTGCAACAGTCAGgaagtgcttttctttttttgcaggaATCTCCCAGCTTTACAACTATCCCTTTAAAGGTAGCAGTTtacaaagggaaacaaaaaggTTTCTAGCAGATTataaaggtttttttatttttaaagacactgCCTTTTGCATTCGCTCCACTTTGTACCATCATGCAGCATACTTCTATGGGCACAAGTTCATGCAGAGCAACCACTTCCAAAATAGAACTACTCTGGGTTATGCAACACTCATTAAAATTACAAAACCTCTCAAAAACCTGACCAGAATGTTAAGGCTGACTTGGGCTCCATGTTTATTAAATTTAGCGGCTGTATCATTCATGCTGACAATGTGGAAATCTGCAAAAAGAGAAACAGGGAAGTTTCATGCCTTAACGACAGTGCAAAAACAACAGCTCGTAGATAGGGATGAGGTACCCTTGCCAGGCCACTTCATTACATCAAAATTCATTGATAAGATGAAAGAGCACACTTTTAAAGGAGGTTTGTAGCATCGTAAGTCCCAGGttggttgtttttaaatcatttataCATGCTAGTCAAAACACAGCCAAGACACAGGCTCCATTTCACAGGCAGACAGCTTGGGTCGAAAGAGATCCAAATTCTCTGTGAATCCTGGCCAGGACTGGCACTTGGAAAAGTTTTACTGGTCCCACCAAAATGTTTCTAGCCCTAACAGGTAGAGGGGGATCAAATCTTAAAATTACGTCAATCCAATTACTTGCTATTTCTCAAGCTGCTAGAGTCAGAGATTAATGTTTCCTAAAGCTAATCAGTTGGGATGAAACACAGATTTTTATACCTTTGATGGTTTTGAGATAGTTGAAGGTAAAAATGGTCAGAATTCAAGTGCAGGAGAAAAAAGCAATAGATATAATTAGACTAATGTGATTTTAAAGTCAGATCCCACAACCTGCCAGGGATAGGAAGGAACATTTCATACTACAGAAATCTGCAATTCCCTGCTCTCCAGTTGTATAGGCCATTAATTTCTAAtcaatttcaaaaagaaaaggaagacttgtggcaccttagagactaacaaatttatttgagcataagcataagctttcgtgagctacagtctctaaggtgccacaagtactccttttctttttgagaatgcagactaacaaggctgctactctgaaacctaatcagTTTCAGTTAGTTTCCTTGATCAAGCACTACTTCTCTGTCACTGGTCCAAGACTGAATATAGGAAGTCCTGCATCTCTGACAAACATCACACTCAGTTTCTGGTGCTGAGATGTTAATTTCACCATAATGCTCAAAGtacagtttagtttaatttgtaAAAGCAGGACATATATAAATGGACTTTAAATGCAACCCAAAGAAACAGAGCTTTAGAATTCAAACCAAAACTATCACTCCTTCTAAAACTTGGGAATTAGCACCGTGAGACAGGCAAGCAGAATTAAGAGCCTTTTAAGATCAGCCAAAACAGTCATGCCACATTTGTTTGTGACACACAGAATTAACAGTTATGTATTCATGCCAACGCACTGACAAGTAGCAAGGTCTCACACGCAAGCTGTCTGCGTTACTGCTGCTAGCTCAAATCACAAGCACACACCTTTTTCTTGCCTTTGCCGACTCATACCATTGGCTTTCAGCTGCCTTGGTTTCTCTCGATCTTGAACAGCAGGCCTTGGTGGCGGAGTAGGAAGCCCTCTTGACTTTGTGGGTCTCATGTAGCCTTTTATCTGTTCCGTAGCtttgactctctcctctttctttgtctctttcaaCACTTTTTGTCCAGAACCATCTATCTTTTTCTGAGGTAAGTCTGCACATTTATCCTCTTCAGACTTCAAAGCTTGGAAGTCCTTCAAGCCAGCCTCTATCTTGTCAGCAGCATCACCTTCTGAGTGTTCAGAATGGCCTTTAATTTTATCAGTCGGACTGATTTCCTCTGTTTGGGCATCTCTCAGAATCACATCAGCAGCCTCAGCTGCATCTGTCTTTTTTTCTAAACTAACTGGGCACTCAGGGAAGCTTTGTTCACTCTTCTTTCTTTCACCCAGCTCAGTCTCCTTTCTTTCACCCAGCTCAGTCTCCTTTCTTTCACCCAGCTCAGTCTCCTTTCTTTCACCCAGCTCAGTCTCCTTTCTTTCACCCAGCTCAGTCTCTTTAGTCTTGTTCACCACCACTGCTGCAGCTAGAACCTGCAGAACAACTGCTTCTGCTTTATTCTCCCCTTGCACTGTAAGTTCCGGAGAGATGCATCCAACATCCTTCTCACCAGCATAGCTACTTCCTTCCATTTTGTCCATTACTTTGGCATCTGTGGGAATTGTTCCTTTTACGGCATCTGTCTCCTTCACCAGATGCTCCAAGGAAGCACATTCAGTGCTTTGCTTTTCATCAGTGAAACTTATTTCTTTGTCATCAAACTCTGCTAAAATGGAAGTGTGCACTTCATCCCTTCCTGCCTTGGCATCTTGTTTAACTGGAGAATCCAAGGCAGGACATttacctttcttcttcttctccccaGCACTAGTCACTTTGCTTTTATCACCCTCCTTCACTGAAGTGAAAGCCGGTACACCAGCCTCTTCACCTTCCAGGTTGACTGAATGCTCAGAATGGCtatgtttatttttctcccttttgtcACCCATGCTGGACTCTTCGTTGGTGCCCTCCAAAACCACTCCAGGAGGCAGTGGCACCTTACTTCCATCATCCTTTATGGGATACTCTGGAAAAATACTGGCAAGCCCTTGATTTTTATCTATAGAACAAGCTTTGCCAACTCTGTCAACACCAGCTGCTCTAGACTGAGTGTAGGGTGTGAACAAGTCCACCTTATTATCCCAAAGCATTTGATGCTCAGAGGAGAAATTtctaatattttgattttcatctACAAGACCCATTTCTTCCATTTGGTACTCCAGATCGGTTACTATAGGAGGCTGTATTTTGCTTTTGTCGGTCTTAGTCTCCAGAAGAACTGGCTGTTCAGAGGCATTTTTagcctttttgttttttccatcatTACCCCTCTTTTTACACTTATTAGGCACCAGTGCTGGACCGGGCTCTATCGTTGTTCGATGTTCTAAAATAGTAAATCCAGCCTCTCTGTTTTTATCAGAAGAAGTTACAGCTTCAGTTTTGTCGACTATCTCATCAGCACCACCAGGAAGTGTGGCTGTATCTACTTTAGTCTCCAAAAGAAATGGCTTCTCCAAACCAACATCAGCCTTTGTGCTGTTCTCATTATTCTCTTTTGCTTTTCCTGTCACCAATGGTGTAATGGGTGTTTGTATTTTAGCTGTATCTGTTATATCCTCTAACAGATGCTCTGAAGTAGTAAATTGAGTCTCCTTGCTTTTATCAGTGGAGtgaatttctttaattttatcaGCCTCCTCGACTACTGCAGGAAGTTTAACGGAGTCTGTCTTTGCCTCCAAGAcagcaaggtgctcagcactattTTCAATCTTTTTGCTTTTCCCATCACTACACCTCTTCTTAGGTTTGTCCGCCACCAGTTCTGTAATGGGAATGTGTGCCTTAGCTGTATCTGTTATATCCTCCAAGAGGTGATCTAAAGTAGTAAAATCAGTCTGCTTGGCTTTATCAGAGGAATGAGTTTCTTTAGTTTTGAAGAGTGTTTTGGACTTTGCTGTGTCCATTTCATAATCTGAGGGAACAAGTTGCTCAAAGAAACTTTTTTCATTACTTTCCTTTATTTTAGGTTTTTCTGTTATCAGTTTCATAGTGGGAACTTGTACCGTGGTTGTATCTGTCAAATTCTCCAGTTGAAGCCCTGCTGTAGTAAAAATAGGCTCCTTGCCTATATCAGCAAAAcccatttctttaattttttcagCCTTTTCCACTACAGTAGGAAGCTTGCGTGTGTCTGTCTTAGTTTCCAGAAGAAAAGGCTGCTCAAAAGAACTTTTTTCAGCTTTTTTGCCTTTCCTGTCACTGTCCTCCTTTTTAGGTTTGTCAGTCATCAGTGCTCTACTGGAATCTGTAGTAAATTCAGTTTCTATGCTTTTATCCATCAAACTATCTTCTTTTGTTTTGCTGATTGTCTCAGCACTAGCAGAAAGTTTGGCCGCATCTGTTTTAGTCTCCAAAAGAAGTGGCTGTTCTGAAATACTGAATTCAGCCTTTTCACTTTTCCCAGTCATACCATTTTTAGGTTCTTCTGTTACCAGTGTTGTAGTGGGACCTTGTACCTTCACTGTAGCTGTTGCACCCTCCAACAGATGTTCTGCAATAGTAAAATCAGTCTCTTTACCTTtatcagtgaaaaatatttttttagttttgtcATCCTTCTCCATTACAGCAGGAAGACTGCTTGTGTCTTCCTTAACCTCCAGAAAAAATGGCTGCTGGAAATAACTTTTTTCagcctttttgttttttccatcacTAGTCCTTTTCTTAGGCTTGTCTGCCACCTTTGCAGTACTGGGACCTGTCATATTCTCCAATGAATGCTCTGCAATAGCAAAGCCAGTCTCTTTGTCTTTATCAGTAAAGATTATTTCTTTAGTTTTGTCAGCTGTCTCAACTACAGCAGGAAGTTTGTTCGGGTCTCTCTCGGCCTCCAGAAGAACTGGCTGCTCAGAGAaatttttaacctttttgttCTTCCCATCACTACCCCTCTTTTTAGATTTGTCTGTAACCAGTGCCATGTTGGGATCTGTCTCAGTTGGATGATCCAATGCAGTGAATCCAGTCTGTTTGCTTTTATCAGTAAAATCTATGTTAGCTATGTCAACTGtctcagcaggagcaggaagtTTGGCTGTATCTGTCTTAGTTTCCAAAAGAAATGGCTGCTCTGAAAAACTGAAGTCAGCCTTTTTGTTTTTCCCAGCAATGCCCTCTTTAGGTTTGTCTGAGACCAATGGTATAAGGGGTACTTTAGTAATATCTGTTGCAGTTTCCAATGGAGGCTCTGAAGTAACAGAGCCAGTCTCTTGGCTTTTATCAAAGGAATCTGTTTCTTTAGTTTTGTCGACTCTCTTTGCTACAGCAGGAAGATTGGTTGTATCTGTCTTAATCTCTAAAACAGCAGGCTGCTTGGAGATACCATTTTCAGTCTTTCTGCTTTTTTTATCACTACCTCTTTTCTTTGGTTTCTCTCCCGTCAGTGCCCCAATGGGAGTTTGAACTTCACTTGGAACGGTCTCATCTGCTGCTATATGTTTGGGAGATACGCACTTAATCTCTTTATTTTCGTCAATAAGGCTAATTTCTACAGGTTTGGCCTCCAAAGGAGTGTCCACTTTGTTTAGGTTGATGCCTTTTGAAATTGATGCTTTAAGGTCTGAATGCTCTGAATGTTTACACtcaatctttttgtttttttcaacaaaacttaTTTCCATAGGTTTGGTTTGTGTCAGTGCTGATGCAGGATCCCCCATCTTAGTGTGTTCTGCCTTGCATTCTAGCTTCTCCAAGGGTacctgtttgtttttgcttttagaCTGCAACGAACTGTCATCTTTCATTTCTTCTGGTTTCATGACTTCTCCACCTTTTGCATCCAACAAAAATTTAAATGGTCCTTCAGTTTTCAGGCTCTGCTGGCCTGCTGCGGGACTTGAGATAATATTTTGATCGTCTAAGAGGTGGCTTTCAGTTCCTACCTTAGCATCCCTTGATACATCTGAAGTTCCCTTCCTCTTGCCCTCTCTTGAGGGAGTAGAGTGCTCTTTGACACCTTCAGCAGGCAAGACAAAGGGAATGTCTGGCTTTTGCAGTTCAGCAGCAAAGAGGGGAACTTTGGGAGCTTTAGAAACTCCTACATTTTCATCCCCCAACTCCATTGTTCTTGGATGGTGGTTTCTCTTTTGTTTcggtttcttcttcttcttcttcagaatCACTGGAGAACCTTCTGAATCCCAGGTCTCTCTAGGTACATCTCTCTGGCTCTCTACAAACTCAGACGGCATGCTGAGTAGCTGCCCGGCTGCCTTTTTATGTGGTGCCCTAGTCCGTGAGAATGTTCCAGAGACCCATCCAAGTTCTGGCATAGAAAAGGGGTCTGCTTTTGGGTCACTACTCTTCTGTTGTGAGAGACCTACTAGAAGTTCCTCTGGGACATCTGCACCAGGCACTGCTGCAGGTTTTGCTCTGCCAAACCTGCGGTCACTTGATTTGTTAGCTTGCCTTACTTGTGCAGTAGGTACACCTGGAATACAGGAAGTTTGCTCAAGTATCAGAGCAACTATTTGCTAAAAAGTCTGATGTTagccaattttttattttattgaccACCTCAGTCATATATGCAGAACTTTTAAACACACTGATACCATACTAACCCCAAACCCAGTTTTAGTGGTGCTGTTTAAGAAAGCTAACTTTAAAATAGGTTTTATGTTTAATTTCTGTGTTACTGATAAGTAAGTAAAATAGATCAATGACAGAGATTAACAGTCATTTTTTGTACAGTGGGTGATCTTTACTCCCATAAAACACCTGCTCTTGTAGTGAGAAATTACCAATATTTAGAAAAGGCATTAGGGATCCATTTTTCCTGTTATCTTAGCAAGACAAGACAGCAGCTACACCAGTTACAACCCTCTAGTTTAGAAACTTTCCTTAATAGGAAATAGAAGCATAGTGGAAAGGTAAGGCTCAAGAAGAAAGCGTGTGGATGTAATGGGAAGAAAAAGCTAGAAGTAAGTTTCCCACAGCACCCGTAAAGCAGTGGAAGGCAAAACTTcatcaaaagaaaaataattttgtgtaCTCAGACGTAGATAGCACTAATTTCCTCAGTTATAAGCCATTAACTTTAGAGAGTGTCAGTCATTTCTTACATATCCCTGGTCCCACAAATCAGCCTCCAGTCAGAAACATAAGCAATCTAGGCTCAATGGAGAGGTGAGTTAGTGGAGCAGGGACAAAAACTATGTTTTCCTCCTTCAGCTACACACCTCAATTTGGAAAAGGAATTTGCCTTGATTATTTTACTAGAATCAAGGAACACTGGGTTTGTCTTAACACCAAAATAAGAGCCATGTTGGAAATGGCATTAGAAGAGAGGGAAGGTGAGTGTTTAAATgctttagcagtgaagacataagCCAGCCCCCAATGAAGATAGCAGCAGCATCCAAATTTGGACTTGTAGTCCTGAAACCAAGGAGATTAAATCATTTAtagaggggacagggcagagacTGGAGGCAAAGTGCAAGCAGAATCATTGTGATGAATTCACAAAACAGCACAGTGCTGGCTGTAGAAAATTGTGTGCTTGCCCATATGGCTGAAGGGTAAGACAAATGCAGCTAGTAGGAGAAGGAAGAATGGTATTGAGAGAGAAAACATACTTTAATTCTAAATTCCAGCTACTGTCAAATCTCTACCTGTAGGTTCCAGTGGAGATTTCTCTTGTGGAGGTTCTATATGGTGGGCATGACTAAGCTCAGCCTCTTCCTTCAGCTTCTCTACTATGGCCAGGTCAGCAGCCGGAGCTGTTTTTTCCGGAAGGGTTTCTTTAGTTTCTATTAATGTAAATGGTTCTTTTGCTTCCACTGGAAGTGAAACACAAAAAACACAATAAGATGGGATGTTTCACATCTGATGAATGAGTGTAACCAATATTTTACACACAGGCAT
The window above is part of the Chelonia mydas isolate rCheMyd1 chromosome 2, rCheMyd1.pri.v2, whole genome shotgun sequence genome. Proteins encoded here:
- the MAP4 gene encoding microtubule-associated protein 4 isoform X5, encoding MADLDHNLSLADALTEPPAEIEEEVKRDFIATLEAEKFDDVVGETVGKTDYIPLLDDDDAKAESQEPKSKSHTDGGQVESTSAVGPAVLENGDHGIDDDSTVSPREITGEKMSYKEFLDHSETWAMDDRDLCFESQSIFRPMEETEPFKMHREDVLSDMLLRPSGETRLPFTEHFEASEEVHAPHAAVMVPELPSLGSPYSPAEVIDPSAFMTLDSTTESLLNISAPARVTVPEEHWLGVQHAVEGLDESSFGEPPEPTRLADVSEQYLPSPVAAAPAAVPSALTEPTGETKATDTPQVEPTASAPAVEEVCVQVMGQVSIPVVEELMVFEPSVEQHKSALNEPPAVSSAPAEVMEQKVTVPEASTPGADSTLVEENKPSPSKHTEHLPKPNELLPELAVEAKEPFTLIETKETLPEKTAPAADLAIVEKLKEEAELSHAHHIEPPQEKSPLEPTGVPTAQVRQANKSSDRRFGRAKPAAVPGADVPEELLVGLSQQKSSDPKADPFSMPELGWVSGTFSRTRAPHKKAAGQLLSMPSEFVESQRDVPRETWDSEGSPVILKKKKKKPKQKRNHHPRTMELGDENVGVSKAPKVPLFAAELQKPDIPFVLPAEGVKEHSTPSREGKRKGTSDVSRDAKVGTESHLLDDQNIISSPAAGQQSLKTEGPFKFLLDAKGGEVMKPEEMKDDSSLQSKSKNKQVPLEKLECKAEHTKMGDPASALTQTKPMEISFVEKNKKIECKHSEHSDLKASISKGINLNKVDTPLEAKPVEISLIDENKEIKCVSPKHIAADETVPSEVQTPIGALTGEKPKKRGSDKKSRKTENGISKQPAVLEIKTDTTNLPAVAKRVDKTKETDSFDKSQETGSVTSEPPLETATDITKVPLIPLVSDKPKEGIAGKNKKADFSFSEQPFLLETKTDTAKLPAPAETVDIANIDFTDKSKQTGFTALDHPTETDPNMALVTDKSKKRGSDGKNKKVKNFSEQPVLLEAERDPNKLPAVVETADKTKEIIFTDKDKETGFAIAEHSLENMTGPSTAKVADKPKKRTSDGKNKKAEKSYFQQPFFLEVKEDTSSLPAVMEKDDKTKKIFFTDKGKETDFTIAEHLLEGATATVKVQGPTTTLVTEEPKNGMTGKSEKAEFSISEQPLLLETKTDAAKLSASAETISKTKEDSLMDKSIETEFTTDSSRALMTDKPKKEDSDRKGKKAEKSSFEQPFLLETKTDTRKLPTVVEKAEKIKEMGFADIGKEPIFTTAGLQLENLTDTTTVQVPTMKLITEKPKIKESNEKSFFEQLVPSDYEMDTAKSKTLFKTKETHSSDKAKQTDFTTLDHLLEDITDTAKAHIPITELVADKPKKRCSDGKSKKIENSAEHLAVLEAKTDSVKLPAVVEEADKIKEIHSTDKSKETQFTTSEHLLEDITDTAKIQTPITPLVTGKAKENNENSTKADVGLEKPFLLETKVDTATLPGGADEIVDKTEAVTSSDKNREAGFTILEHRTTIEPGPALVPNKCKKRGNDGKNKKAKNASEQPVLLETKTDKSKIQPPIVTDLEYQMEEMGLVDENQNIRNFSSEHQMLWDNKVDLFTPYTQSRAAGVDRVGKACSIDKNQGLASIFPEYPIKDDGSKVPLPPGVVLEGTNEESSMGDKREKNKHSHSEHSVNLEGEEAGVPAFTSVKEGDKSKVTSAGEKKKKGKCPALDSPVKQDAKAGRDEVHTSILAEFDDKEISFTDEKQSTECASLEHLVKETDAVKGTIPTDAKVMDKMEGSSYAGEKDVGCISPELTVQGENKAEAVVLQVLAAAVVVNKTKETELGERKETELGERKKSEQSFPECPVSLEKKTDAAEAADVILRDAQTEEISPTDKIKGHSEHSEGDAADKIEAGLKDFQALKSEEDKCADLPQKKIDGSGQKVLKETKKEERVKATEQIKGYMRPTKSRGLPTPPPRPAVQDREKPRQLKANGMSRQRQEKAKPEEIKPVELVTGNDITAPPNKELPPSPEKKTKPSASTPSAKPAATKTKPLSTTSPKRPASATPGQNKKPTSPTAGPTSATTPKRPTTGTTRPSTLTPKDTKPKVTDAKSPDKRTSLSKPLSATTPRAAVKGSPATPRTTAASPVTTASGLRNTATSPPKRPTTIKTETKLADARKTTVKSPSADLSRPKSAPANSAKSSATTPTATTPGTPVSPGVTTSRPKPKPAAARPTTASSTTPEAKKPSTVKAPLKTSTVPKPPRPTSSVSASDLKNIRSKIGSTDNIKHQPGGGRAKVEKKPESAGAARKSEPNAVSKMAPTKTTVTKEGAQKQPNGKVQIVSKKANYSHVQSKCGSKDNIKHVPGGGNVQIQSKKVDISKVSSKCGSKTNIKHKPGGGDVKIENQKLNFKEKAQAKVGSLDNVGHVPAGGTMKIESHKLMFREKAKARTDHGADIVVSKSPNLSSSTSPWCSTSVSESLGSIASSSPLQQPAPHAEDLSAVLSQQGL
- the MAP4 gene encoding microtubule-associated protein 4 isoform X2, with amino-acid sequence MADLDHNLSLADALTEPPAEIEEEVKRDFIATLEAEKFDDVVGETVGKTDYIPLLDDDDAKAESQEPKSKSHTDGGQVESTSAVGPAVLENGDHGIDDDSTVSPREITGEKMSYKEFLDHSETWAMDDRDLCFESQSIFRPMEETEPFKMHREDVLSDMLLRPSGETRLPFTEHFEASEEVHAPHAAVMVPELPSLGSPYSPAEVIDPSAFMTLDSTTESLLNISAPARVTVPEEHWLGVQHAVEGLDESSFGEPPEPTRLADVSEQYLPSPVAAAPAAVPSALTEPTGETKATDTPQVEPTASAPAVEEVCVQVMGQVSIPVVEELMVFEPSVEQHKSALNEPPAVSSAPAEVMEQKVTVPEASTPGADSTLVEENKPSPSKHTEHLPKPNELLPELAVEAKEPFTLIETKETLPEKTAPAADLAIVEKLKEEAELSHAHHIEPPQEKSPLEPTGVPTAQVRQANKSSDRRFGRAKPAAVPGADVPEELLVGLSQQKSSDPKADPFSMPELGWVSGTFSRTRAPHKKAAGQLLSMPSEFVESQRDVPRETWDSEGSPVILKKKKKKPKQKRNHHPRTMELGDENVGVSKAPKVPLFAAELQKPDIPFVLPAEGVKEHSTPSREGKRKGTSDVSRDAKVGTESHLLDDQNIISSPAAGQQSLKTEGPFKFLLDAKGGEVMKPEEMKDDSSLQSKSKNKQVPLEKLECKAEHTKMGDPASALTQTKPMEISFVEKNKKIECKHSEHSDLKASISKGINLNKVDTPLEAKPVEISLIDENKEIKCVSPKHIAADETVPSEVQTPIGALTGEKPKKRGSDKKSRKTENGISKQPAVLEIKTDTTNLPAVAKRVDKTKETDSFDKSQETGSVTSEPPLETATDITKVPLIPLVSDKPKEGIAGKNKKADFSFSEQPFLLETKTDTAKLPAPAETVDIANIDFTDKSKQTGFTALDHPTETDPNMALVTDKSKKRGSDGKNKKVKNFSEQPVLLEAERDPNKLPAVVETADKTKEIIFTDKDKETGFAIAEHSLENMTGPSTAKVADKPKKRTSDGKNKKAEKSYFQQPFFLEVKEDTSSLPAVMEKDDKTKKIFFTDKGKETDFTIAEHLLEGATATVKVQGPTTTLVTEEPKNGMTGKSEKAEFSISEQPLLLETKTDAAKLSASAETISKTKEDSLMDKSIETEFTTDSSRALMTDKPKKEDSDRKGKKAEKSSFEQPFLLETKTDTRKLPTVVEKAEKIKEMGFADIGKEPIFTTAGLQLENLTDTTTVQVPTMKLITEKPKIKESNEKSFFEQLVPSDYEMDTAKSKTLFKTKETHSSDKAKQTDFTTLDHLLEDITDTAKAHIPITELVADKPKKRCSDGKSKKIENSAEHLAVLEAKTDSVKLPAVVEEADKIKEIHSTDKSKETQFTTSEHLLEDITDTAKIQTPITPLVTGKAKENNENSTKADVGLEKPFLLETKVDTATLPGGADEIVDKTEAVTSSDKNREAGFTILEHRTTIEPGPALVPNKCKKRGNDGKNKKAKNASEQPVLLETKTDKSKIQPPIVTDLEYQMEEMGLVDENQNIRNFSSEHQMLWDNKVDLFTPYTQSRAAGVDRVGKACSIDKNQGLASIFPEYPIKDDGSKVPLPPGVVLEGTNEESSMGDKREKNKHSHSEHSVNLEGEEAGVPAFTSVKEGDKSKVTSAGEKKKKGKCPALDSPVKQDAKAGRDEVHTSILAEFDDKEISFTDEKQSTECASLEHLVKETDAVKGTIPTDAKVMDKMEGSSYAGEKDVGCISPELTVQGENKAEAVVLQVLAAAVVVNKTKETELGERKETELGERKKSEQSFPECPVSLEKKTDAAEAADVILRDAQTEEISPTDKIKGHSEHSEGDAADKIEAGLKDFQALKSEEDKCADLPQKKIDGSGQKVLKETKKEERVKATEQIKGYMRPTKSRGLPTPPPRPAVQDREKPRQLKANGMSRQRQEKAKPEEIKPVELVTGNDITAPPNKELPPSPEKKTKPSASTPSAKPAATKTKPLSTTSPKRPASATPGQNKKPTSPTAGPTSATTPKRPTTGTTRPSTLTPKDTKPKVTDAKSPDKRTSLSKPLSATTPRAAVKGSPATPRTTAASPVTTASGLRNTATSPPKRPTTIKTETKLADARKTTVKSPSADLSRPKSAPANSAKSSATTPTATTPGTPVSPGVTTSRPKPKPAAARPTTASSTTPEAKKPSTVKAPLKTSTVPKPPRPTSSVSASDLKNIRSKIGSTDNIKHQPGGGRAKVEKKPESAGAARKSEPNAVSKMAPTKTTVTKEGAQKQPNGKVQIVSKKANYSHVQSKCGSKDNIKHVPGGGNVPNAQKPASGSRSQPSIAPKPSPGSTNVQIQSKKVDISKVSSKCGSKTNIKHKPGGGDVKIENQKLNFKEKAQAKVGSLDNVGHVPAGGTMKPEGGEEAALLAQAPQNGDVTAPQAGSEMRENGVGPTAPAVGGGDQREIQSFGTQIQETSI